The Elgaria multicarinata webbii isolate HBS135686 ecotype San Diego chromosome 7, rElgMul1.1.pri, whole genome shotgun sequence nucleotide sequence TGTGTAGGCATTCTTGCTTACTATTTCAAGTAGCAAGCCTAAAGGGGACAATGTTTCATGTTGCTTGATTGGAAATAGTGAGGAAATAGTGGGAAAGTTAGTTCCTCTTTAATGAAATATTGACTTTCCTAGGGAAGGGGGAAAGCGCAGAACTATATAAGAGACATCCAGATAGATGTTTTCTTATTTTTCCTGTTTCCCCAGTAATTCTTTGGCACTGGCGAATGTATGAATCTTGAAGACAACCAGGAGAGATGCCTGGTGATGGCAAATAAAGAAAGCAGAGTGTAGGAGCCCATCATGCGCCTACAGTAGCAGTAAGAGAAACCAGATGGCTGGCTAATTAGTAGCAACTCTTGTTAATCACTTATAAAACCATAAACACAATTATTAGCCAGTCAAGGCTTCCATTCCTAAACACATTAATTgcatcacgtgtgtgtgtgtgtgtgtgtgtgtgtgtgtagatcttCAGTaattattagccatgatagctaaatttGAACATCCATATTcaaatgaatacacacacacacacacacacacacacacattcaggataTTCAGAGGTATACACATATGACTAAGGTGAATAtggtagagcagtggttcccaaagtgggtggtaccgccgcCTGGGggacggtgggattgcataggggggcgttaagaggcaagggggcggcaggagggcgctaagaggcaaaggggcgtcAGGGGgatgcttgaggtggtcttttccgagaatcgcctctccagaaagtcttaaaacccagggacatatttatgggagaaggtagtttggtcccaagccatataggggaagaatccacacatgtaccgtttaagaagcccatccatcacattaagaatttacagaatagtgaggtactctaccctagttactaaatgtgatatctaatattcttgctaaatgaatACTTTGAatgttatactttgaatgtttttaatttttgtgaactgcccagagagctccggctattgggcgatatagaaatgtaataaataaataaataaataaatgactatcagactttgaaaagatgatatcactggatcaagttcatcaattatgtttaattgaataaactaaaaaaagtaattggattttgaataaatattcaattaattgttactgttttgaattttattgttattaatttccttagtgggtcgttgaaaaccgctattctgaataatgattttgtagtgtagggtagggggtgctgggcatgagtttgtggaaccaagggggtggttacctgaaaaagtttgggaaccactgtggtaGAGGGTTACAATTATAAATGGTATGTGAATAAGAGGTTCCATGTATGCCTGAGAGTGTGGACAGAGAACTCAGAGAACTAGAGTTCCTCAGTGAAACTGATGGGCAATTGGTTCAGAACAGAAAAATGGAAGTTCTGTTTCACAGTTGGCCACTTCCTCTCCAGCCATTCGTATACCCCCAGAACACTGGTTTCCCATCTGTACAAGGTTGAAGTTCTGATTTTATAGAGCAAGCCATAATGGAAACCCTCACAGTGGCTGGTTGGAGCAAAAAataagggtctctctctctctctctctctcaaacacacacacacacacacacacacacacacacccctctgaaatTGTAACTCTGTCTATGGCCTCAgaaggttggtttttttaatagcctatgggcgttactagatgaggctctagcgcgcgttaccttccgcagtcacgtcgaggcttccagatgacgttcatgaggatccgccgttatcctgcggtgaagcctctttctcccgactttaaaaaagtgagttttagggcgccttttcctgccgtcccgcggtaatttggagtacgtgtgggaggatgtgaggtcactgcggtccgcactgggcaggaaaaggcgtgctaagggggagtggtcagcggcttcggtcaagccgcctccgccatttgcgcgcagtccgccagctggggcagcgcggcggagcggctttttttttttattcccccagtgacagtttgcgcaggaacggaggaacggaaaagtggctagtgtgctgctggggtgtgtgtgggatgggtgggggatgtgcgcctgttctagtggtttttttttttatttccccagtgacagtttgcgcaggaccggaggaccggaaaagtggctggtgactccttgcggtgggcagctaccgtggccgcataatggcggtgctgtacgctgcctgttagtgtgggtaccaggctggcagagggcagagctgtttgtgggctgctgccatggctacggccagatgtgggttggctccttgggatggggcacagggcacagaggcggtcatcgccgccgacacctcagaggcatgatgggagatgtaggcacagagtggccatgcagagtgcccatgcagatgtagggtcaggaaaaggcgtgcttaggggagtggccagcggcttcggtcaagccgcctccgccatttgcgcgcagtccgccagctggggcagcgcggcggagcggctattttattcccataactacatttcgcgcaggaccggaggaccggaaaagtggctggtgagctactgtgggtgtgggtgggcagccagctggagggaaccggctggcagagggcagcaagcgagggtgggcggtcatcttccagcggccacccggcagcaggtgagggaagcccctttaaaatggttcactacactcccctgcccttccgatggacctccggtggtgcggaaagtaacgagccccgttctctctgcttagcccctgaataggtatcaggcatggggccaaaagggcggggcatgacatggagacaccaagagatcctagatgtgctggacatttggggagaagaaaggattcaggagcagctgagggctagccaccgcaactttaatgtgttcgaacaagtggcacgggagatgggcaGGAGAGGCCATGAGcgaaccgccaaagagtgtcgcactaaaaccaagagcttgcggtcagactaccggcgtgtgaggaaccataatgagaggtcaggcaacaatgccaccacgtgcTCCTACTATCagaaattacattccattctccgtggggataccacgacgcgccccaaacgcgtggcaggcagtctgacaattactcggacacagtccacacgtgtaacttcccgagccactcagccaccaccctctcttcctgtgggctcccaggacatgtctgaggacgccagcgaaaccacctcactcagcagggatgtggacgaagacacatcagctggtgagtgtgcccgtctgcctcccccagcccacccctacacctccccaccaacttcggcaatgggactgcagagccaccccaaaggcttgctggtagggggcgggaggtgggggcacaagcacagcatcccatgccagtgggaatcctctcttttccacgcaaaatgcctggaggaggggggcctggaagggctgcatttgaggcccctgcatctctggggaggggaagctgcccttccccctacctccaatgctttctcctacatgccaccagatgatgaagaatccggtaatgtagctgcagactctgacaccgaagcaggtgaaggcaccagcagccagactggactgaactgtgagtatgtgcccaccatacagcatccccacaaccatgggcattgatccttggtagagggtggactggcaaatggtgaggtatgagtgtgacataggcctgactttgccttgacaggccccccacaacccactgaaggtggctccagggacagcccagatagaggacgtgctcctggtgagtactctgcactcctcaggtgtgcatgtgtgctcctgcaaccactcagacatgctggggacatggcagcactaacacacaggtgtgtggccacatgtaggtaggcaaggatctacacagcaccctggcaggtgccctgtgctgaatgccctgaatgggggaaggtgcagttagtgtggtgggtgggtgtgattgaactgccttcagtccatcacaccaacaggaggggagcagtgggggaagatcttgggaaggagcctgcaattccccagatgcaccaaggtcgatgctgtgggagtgggagtgggagtcagcattcctcagccatgggaacggctctcacagataacagaacagcagaagtctggggctggaatgcaatgttgtgagttagccacccaccagcaccactgccagctgcttagttgctaagggcagttctaggcgcacaaccacaccctttcgctgccaggcaggaaggggcacttcacctgctgtgccctcttgtgcaattgggcggctagatgtgcagcagtgtgcttgcccaaggtggtggtgtatctgtatggcactgcacactccacctgatcctcacctcccctgttcagtgctgccgcatgtgtctgaatagccaaccttctccacacagatccaggggtggcaaaccccagggccaccctgtcacctgcctctcgccttgcagagattcgcaaccgtcgctcccagaggagaggaggagatgctgctctggagatcatgcgccaggcagcagcagacaacgcccgcatcctccaaatccttgagcgtgactctgagaacttcagcgaatatctggacatcgcaaggcagcaactccaagtagatgctgaaaatggggcagcaatggtgcgctgtgtggatagggtagccacctgtctggaggagctggtcggtggcatgcgtggtctgaggaccggcccccctaggcatagggatcgccctgtgagggcactgcctcttactggcccacaaactggtggagtgagaggcagggacccagtggaacacttactccctggcccactctgggaggaggctcccgaacccccaccccagagggaggacaccccatccccaccccagagggaggacaccccatccccaccccaggagcaacctctttgtgccccatcccagggggggaaaggcagggcaaaaggcaaggcagccccactgGCTGTGGggcctcagcccagggccaaggcagccccaccggctgtggggcctcacggcaagggtaaggcagccccaccggctgtggggcctgagaccagggccaaggcagccccaccggctggggggcctgagaccagggccaaggcagccccaccggctgggggggctcagaccagggccaaggcagccccaccggctgtggggcctgagaccagggccaaggcagccccaccggctggggggcctgagaccaggtccaaggcagccccaccggctgggggggctcagaccagggccaaggcagccccaccggctgtggggcctcacggcaagggtaaggcagccccaccggctgggggggctcagcccagggccaaggcagccccagcagcggtgggggggaatggaaaggccaggagcaggcacctggagcctgcagcagctccccctgcagtgcctggggaaccacacagcccacctgccaagcagcagcgcagggagtggccgaagcgtaatcccaaggagcgccagccctactccccatgaaggggggaaggtagtattgagtgtggggtggagtggggtggctcaccattcctcctagtcctgccagggaccctggccaagcactgcatagaagcgcacacacacctttaagcaaaatatattagattttttttatatatataaacattagaaaatttgtagtttttttttaacaagaacaaagaaaagctttatttttctgaaaagcattattttcttaaacattaataaaaaaataaaaacggcacagtcaggggccttgctgctcgtgagcatcctgcctgcaggatctCTTTATGGCTCGGACGtcccgctccaggcgggtgaccctccgttccaaggagcgcactgcgaaaggaaagatggtattagtgatgtatgctgcagcacccccccatgagcacaccaaacactagagtcactacttacttgttctgcgCACCGCCCCCTCTAAGCGGCTGAACGACCGCATGAGGTCCGGAGTGAcggccacagcagctccatcacctgtcacagaaaagaaggggtgttgaggaggtgagggatgggagtggggagtgcacaaccagaactgtagtgagggagtgggtgggcaggtggaatggtgcacaacctggcagggaggaggccacatacgtgttcatttggatgccactagactgatgtgcaccactccctctccaatgaatgcagcctcttccccaagcccccaagcagaaggtgcgtggaaccagcaccaacccctgcttgtggtagggctgtggacttaccaggtggtgcggtgggtgggctgcagggaggttgctctggcggggccgcctcaggaggggggcctccctccccactgccctcctctggttggtgctgctgctcctcctcagctccCACAGGctcctggcacacagcccggaggcgggcacgctgaagccctgtgaaggtaataggcaggtatgcatcagttagtgggccaggacattcattgcgcaatgagatgccacattggaacccacattacatgggcatggtaagcagttctaggggccactgcctacatggaaccaggatgggggatgggctttgcacctggctgccaacatgcattatacatgggctgggatggagaaatgacaagttggccaaggcactggcatgaggctgagtgcaaccaccacacagaggggcaatgattatagcaggtggtgcagggcagcttcagcatggctacagtgttgggggatggggcacagtgatacaaagggtacttacttgttgggcgccgctcctcccacgagggtcgcccagcccgatcccacagctcgtgcaggagggtgtagaaggggggctgggctctcctaggagggctaccccggtagcactccagagcctcaaagaaggccgcctttaggcctttaaacttgctcctgcactgctcagcagtgcgggagtagcccgcgatggagaggctccttgcagccctcctgaaaatatctatagtctggaggctggagctcctcatgaggcgctccgaccttccagactgcaggaggagctcaaggagcatctccatctcgggctcctgccagtaggcgaccctccgaggctccatcttgactggggtaggcctgacgtacgcgccccctgttgacgtttttcggaactgcgtacatgcgcaaagaagcagccgatgccaataagcacggtttgcccttcggagacatacgctccccctgttgacgttttccgagattgcggacgtccgcaaataagcggacgatggcgataagcacggtttgcccttcgggctacatttaggatgattacacgttgcgcagtttgactggagtttattattattactaatttatatagcaccatcactgtagatggtgctgtacagagtaaacagtaaataacatgcatgtgggcgtacatagcatatatattattgcatacatgtgggcgtacatagcatatatattattgcatacatgtgggcgtacatagcatatatattattgcatacatgtgggcgtacatagcatatatattattgcatacatgtgggcgtaaatagcctagagttgattgcacacaagtgggcatacgcctgttactctggggtaaaggactggaaggactgcacaggggaagaagcacagtccaattttatgaggcaggctgtcagcggcggttagcccacaggaactctctgacagcatcccgcaccttgtgcccttcccgggtgtggcgattggcctcattgacgtagggctcgcccagagtagccagctcaacagaattgtgctccgccgcctccacgagcatggcgtgccccttggtttcgcagatgttgtgcaggatgacgcaagcactgatgaccgaagggatgttttcttcggccagctccaggcgcacgcctatgctccgccacctccccttgaggcggccgaacgcctgctccaccacaaggcgtgctcgcctaagacagcggttgaagtgggcttgctgtggagtgagtgccccaccatagggtttcatcaaccactcacgcaaagggtacgcgccatccgcaataatgaggggtggaatctgctggccgtgcaatctgattgttggatgggtaggcacgaagacacctgcatccatcgtctcacagaggcctgagttggcaaagacataggcatcatggttcttgccgctccatcctatttccacattgatgaaccgccccttgtggtcgcaggtcccctgcagaatcatggagtagtcatccttcctgtttatgtattctgaggcttggtgtatcggagattggataggaatatggctgccatccaccgcgcccacacaatgagggaaccccagctccccaaaaccatgcatgatctgtggggcagaaaacacaaagggcatattagtgacagctccattgttccgaagttgcggacctccgcaaaagtgagtgcctgttcccagcgcattcccccaccccatccc carries:
- the LOC134401120 gene encoding uncharacterized protein LOC134401120 → MSRGTFFEIVEELRPHLDRRLTVMRRPITVEKRLAITLWRLATPCVYRTTAEQFGVGCSTAAQIVLEVCFAMEVTLLARTVKIGNVAEIMHGFGELGFPHCVGAVDGSHIPIQSPIHQASEYINRKDDYSMILQGTCDHKGRFINVEIGWSGKNHDAYVFANSGLCETMDAGVFVPTHPTIRLHGQQIPPLIIADGAYPLREWLMKPYGGALTPQQAHFNRCLRRARLVVEQAFGRLKGRWRSIGVRLELAEENIPSVISACVILHNICETKGHAMLVEAAEHNSVELATLGEPYVNEANRHTREGHKVRDAVREFLWANRR